The Harpia harpyja isolate bHarHar1 chromosome 13, bHarHar1 primary haplotype, whole genome shotgun sequence genome contains a region encoding:
- the TRAF5 gene encoding TNF receptor-associated factor 5 has translation MACDEPAALSGIFTRQNSASTISLDFEPDADYKFVETLEDRYKCAYCHLVLRNPHQTGCGHRFCQQCILSLRELNAVPTCPVDKETIKMHEVFKDNCCKREVLNLHVFCKNIPDCNSKIILGRYQEHLQQCLFESVQCTNDGCGDQILRKDLKEHLSQHCKFREEMCQYCNKYVVLINIKNHEKNDCPDYPVPCLQNCSQIILKKEIEKHHAVCPEAEVDCPYKQYGCLVKVKRGKLAEHENGALREHMLQILDKNSRLEEQISDLYKSLECKEIKIQQLAEAIKKCEKEFRQFTQLFGKNSNLMVSTQALASHLDKSARLESQVKQLIQMANQQQSKLDLRPLFDTIEHVKQKIALMETYDQRLVVLEGQSSKHDLQINIHKAQLNKNEERFKLLEGTCYNGKLIWKITDYKMKKKEAVEGRVLSIFSQPFYTSRCGYRLCARAYLNGDGSGKGTHVSLYFVVMRGEFDSLLPWPFKQKVTLMLLDQSGKKNHIVEVFRADPNSSSFKRPDGEMNIASGCPRFVPHTVLENTKNTYIRDDTLFLKVVVDLTDLEEL, from the exons ATGGCCTGTGACGAACCTGCTGCTCTCTCGGGCATCTTCACGCGCCAGAACTCTGCCAGCACCATCTCTCTGGACTTTGAGCCTGATGCCGACTACAAGTTTGTTGAAACCTTAGAAGACAGGTACAAGTGCGCCTACTGCCACCTCGTCCTTCGCAATCCCCACCAGACGGGATGCGGGCACCGATTTTGCCAACAGTGCATTCTTTCTCTGAG AGAGTTGAATGCAGTACCCACTTGTCCTGTCgacaaagaaacaataaaaatgcatgAG GTATTCAAAGACAACTGCTGTAAAAGAGAAGTTCTCAACTTGCATGTGTTCTGCAAAAACATTCCTGACTGCAATTCAAAAATAATTCTGGGACGATATCAG GAGCACCTTCAGCAGTGTTTGTTTGAAAGCGTGCAATGCACCAACGATGGATGTGGTGATCAAATTCTTCGGAAAGACTTGAAAGAGCATTTGAGCCAGCACTGTAAATTTCGAGAAGAAATGTGTCAGTACTGTAATAAATATGTGGTGTTAATTAACATAAAG aatcATGAGAAAAATGACTGTCCTGATTATCCTGTGCCTTGTCTCCAAAACTGTTcacaaataattctgaaaaaggag ATTGAAAAGCACCACGCAGTGTGTCCTGAGGCAGAAGTGGATTGCCCATATAAGCAGTATGGCTGTCTTGTAAAG GTTAAAAGAGGGAAACTTGCCGAACATGAAAATGGTGCCCTGAGGGAACACATGCTGCAGATTTTAGACAAGAACTCCCGGTTGGAAGAACAG ATATCTGACCTGTATAAGAGCCTGGAATGTAAAGAGATTAAAATCCAGCAGCTAGCAGAGGCCATTAAAAAGTGTGAGAAAGAGTTCAGACAGTTTACACAACTGTTTGGTAAAAATAGCAACTTGATGGTAAGCACACAG GCTCTGGCCAGTCATCTGGATAAGTCTGCACGCCTGGAATCGCAAGTGAAACAGCTAATACAGATGGCAAACCAGCAACAAAGCAAATTAGACTTGCGACCCCTGTTTGACACAATTGAACATGTAAAACAGAAGATTGCCCTGATGGAGACATACGATCAGCGCTTGG ttgTTTTGGAAGGTCAGTCCAGCAAACACGATCTCCAGATCAATATTCACAAAGCACAGCTCAATAAAAATGAAGAACGGTTTAAGCTTTTGGAAGGCACATGCTACAATGGGAAATTAATCTGGAAAATCACGGACtacaagatgaagaaaaaagaagcgGTGGAAGGCCGTGTCCTCTCCATATTCAGCCAGCCCTTTTACACCAGCCGCTGTGGGTACAGGTTATGCGCAAGAGCCTACCTGAATGGGGATGGCTCAGGAAAGGGAACACACGTCTCCCTCTACTTCGTGGTGATGAGAGGGGAGTTTGACTCGCTGCTACCGTGGCCTTTCAAGCAAAAAGTTACACTTATGCTTTTGGaccaaagtgggaaaaaaaatcacatcgtGGAAGTCTTTAGAGCTGACCCTAACAGCAGCAGTTTCAAAAGGCCGGATGGAGAAATGAATATTGCCTCTGGATGTCCACGCTTCGTGCCACACACAGTCCTGGAGAACACAAAGAACACCTACATCAGAGATGACACTCTGTTTTTGAAAGTGGTTGTGGATTTAACCGATCTGGAGGAATTGTGA
- the RCOR3 gene encoding REST corepressor 3 isoform X3 has protein sequence MLFWHKHNIEKSLADLPNFTPFPDEWTVEDKVLFEQAFSFHGKSFHRIQQMLPDKTIASLVKYYYSWKKTRSRTSLMDRQARKLANRNNQGDSDDDVEEAHPMDGNDSDYDPKKEAKKEVTDSLMGNNEQPVQTSKIGLGRREYQSLQHRHHSQRSKCRPPKGMYLTQEDVIAVSCSPNAANTILRQLDMELISLKRQVQNAKQVNSALKQKMEGGIEEFKPPESNQKINARWTTEEQLLAVQGVRKYGKDFQAIADVIGNKTVGQVKNFFVNYRRRFNLEEVLQEWEAEQGTLASNGDASALGEDTKNTSNVPSGKSTDEEDEAQSTPATQCLGPSPPAQASAPAPTAPIATLNQPPPLLRPALPAAPALHRQPPPLQQQARFIQPRPTLNQPPPPLIRPANSMPPRLNPRPVLTTVSGQQPPSLIGIQTESQSTLH, from the exons ATGTTGTTCTGGCATAAACACAATATTGAGAAGTCCCTTGCGGATCTCCCTAACTTCACTCCTTTCCCTGATGAATGGACAGTTGAAGATAAAGTCCTATTTGAACAAGCATTTAGCTTCCATGGAAAGAGCTTTCACAGGATCCAGCAAATg CTTCCAGACAAGACTATCGCAAGCCTTGTAAAATATTACTATTCCTGGAAAAAAACTCGCTCTAGGACAAGTTTGATGGATCGGCAGGCTCGAAAACTAGCTAATAGAAATAATCAAGGTGACAG TGATGATGACGTAGAAGAAGCTCATCCAATGGATGGAAATGATAGTGATTATGATCCcaaaaaagaagctaaaaaggAGGTAACAGATAGCTTAATG GGCAATAATGAGCAGCCTGTTCAGACCAGCAAAATAGGTCTGGGTAGAAGAGAGTATCAGAGCTTGCAGCATCGCCACCATTCTCAGCGTTCCAAATGCCGTCCACCAAAAGGCATGTACCTGACCCAGGAAGATGTGATAGCTGTTTCCTGTAGTCCCAATGCAGCCAACACAATTCTTAGACAGCTGGATATGGAACTAATCTCATTAAAGCGACAG GTTCAAAATGCTAAGCAAGTAAACAGTGCACttaaacagaaaatggaaggcGGGATTGAAGAATTCAAACCTCCTGAG tcTAATCAGAAAATCAATGCCCGTTGGACCACAGAAGAGCAGCTTCTTGCAGTACAAG GTGTCCGAAAATATGGTAAAGATTTTCAAGCTATTGCAGATGTAATTGGCAACAAGACTGTTGGCCAAGTGAAGAACTTCTTTGTAAACTACAGGCGTCGGTTTAACTTAGAGGAGGTATTGCAGGAATGGGAAGCGGAACAAGGAACCCTGGCTTCTAATGGTGATGCTTCTGCTTTAGGGGAGGACACAAAAAATACTTCTAATGTGCCATCAGGAAAGAGCACTGATGAAGAAGATGAG GCACAAAGCACTCCGGCCACTCAGTGTTTAGGCCCTTCACCTCCAGCACAGGCATCTGCTCCAGCACCTACCGCTCCCATCGCAACTTTAAATCAGCCACCCCCGTTACTTCGTCCAGCgcttcctgctgctcctgctctccaTCGTCAGCCTCCACCACTTCAACAGCAGGCGCGATTTATTCAGCCAAGGCCGACTCTAAATCAGCCTCCCCCACCACTCATCCGCCCAGCTAATTCCATGCCTCCTCGTCTAAATCCAAGGCCAGTGTTAACCACGGTTAGCGGCCAGCAGCCACCCTCGCTTATTGGAATTCAGACAGAATCTCAGTCCACTCTGcactga